The Paenibacillus sp. FSL H7-0357 nucleotide sequence ATGCATGGAGCTGACCAATACTAATCGGTCGAGGGCTTATCCAACAGTAAGACGCAGATTCGTTTCGGATTCAGTTTTCAGGAATCAAGGTTCCTGAATGAATTTACATGGCACCAACTTGTTTGGAGAGATACCCAAGTGGCTATAAGGGGACCCTCTGCTAAGGGGTTAGACTGCGTAAGCGGTGCGAGGGTTCGAATCCCTCTCTCTCCGCCATTTCAAATTCATAATATTGTTAGTGTGGCGGCGTAGCTCAGCTGGCTAGAGCGTACGGTTCATACCCGTGAGGTCGGGGGTTCGATCCCCTCTGCCGCTACCATACAACCCGGAGGCTTAGCTCAGCTGGGAGAGCATCTGCCTTACAAGCAGAGGGTCGGGGGTTCGATCCCCTCAGCCTCCACCATTTTCACAATTCAACACTGTTTCAACACTGTTTCAACACTTTTACACCGTGCCGGTGTAGCTCAACTGGTAGAGCAACTGACTTGTAATCAGTAGGTTGGGGGTTCAAGTCCTCTCGCCGGCACCATTATTTTTACAAATGCGGAACCGTGGTGTAGTTGGCCTAACATGCCTGCCTGTCACGCAGGAGATCGCGGGTTCGAATCCCGTCGGTTCCGCCATTTTTTTATGTTTTATGGCTTTTTTTATGGCTCGGTAGCTCAGTCGGTAGAGCAAAGGACTGAAAATCCTTGTGTCGGGGGTTCGATTCCCTCCCGCGCCACCATATATGGAGGCTTAGCGAAGTGGCCAAACGCATCAGACTGTAAATCTGCTCACGTACGTGTTCGGTGGTTCGAATCCATCAGCCTCCACCAGTTTTATGAGCCATTAGCTCAGTTGGTAGAGCACCTGACTTTTAATCAGGGTGTCGAAGGTTCGAGTCCTTCATGGCTCATCCCAATCAGAAAGTCATCACCTTCGGGTGGTGGCTTTTTTGTGTTATCGTCATACCGCATGAAAATGAAATTGCTGACAGCGAGTTTAAAATTCCTGTCTCCGTTTAATTATAAGTTTATAACACTGAGCAGAAATGAGGGGATTCCTGTTATATATGATGCAATTATTGTTGGAGGCGGTTTTGCCGGCCTGCAGGCAGCGATTCAATTGGGGCGTTACTCTACCCACCATGTGCTTGTGATAGACGCGGGAGGGGGAAGATCTAACATTTGCCGCAATTATCATAATATATTGGGCTGGCCAGAGGGAATATCCGGTGAAGAGCTTAGGGCAAGGGGCAGGAGGCAGGCTGAAGTTGCCGGTGTGGAGTTTGCTACGGATAGGATTACTAAGGCAGAGAAGCAGAATGGTTTGTTTCAGCTGAACGGTTCCAAGAATCAGTGCTATAGTTCCAAGACATTGCTGCTTGCAACAGGTGTAATGGACCGCTTTCCTAAGCTGCCGGGGCTTGCAGCTACACTAGGGAAGACGGTATATGTATGCCCGGATTGTGATGGCTACGAAATTCAGGACCGGCAGACCCTATTGCTGGGCTCAGGTGACGTAGGGGCAAACATGGCTTTTATTTTGCGTGAGCGTACGGGTGATTTGACTTATATCAATCATGAGTGCCAGCCGGTATCGGCAGAAAACCGCCAACGTCTTGAAGAGCAAGGGATCTTATATGTAGAGGAAGCAGTTGCTCGAATCGATGAGGAGAACGATGGAATCATTAAAGCGGTAATCCTGGAGAGCAGAATTACTTTGCTTGCGGAGCGTGGGTTCATCGCCTTTGGGAACAATGCGGTACATTCGGAACTTGCGGCAGAGCTTGGGGTGAAGCTTCATAAGAACAGGCATATCGAAGCGGATAACCGTTCATTAATGACCAATGTGGAGCATTTATGGGTGGCTGGTGATGTGGCTGTTCATGCAGAGCAAGCTACAGTTGCAATGGGCGAGGGAGCGATAGCCGGTATTTGGATGCATAAAGAGTTAAAGAAGATATCTCCGGTAAGCTTGCCGCCGTCTAAGCAAAATCATAGTGAAATGGTAAAACAAAATAAATGATTCCTCAAATTGTCGATTGTGTCTTAGTAATCGGAGGGACCAGGCCGCATAATGTTGGGAATTATGATAAAATAGGCGAAAAGAGCAAAAGTGGTGGAGTATGGTGACGATGGATAGTGAGGCATTGCGTCAAAAATTGGAGCAGCTCACCGGAAAGAGAACCGGAATCAAACAACTCGGGAGGCAGCATTCAGCTTCTCTTTTTGGCATAGGCAAAGAAGAGTTGGATCAGCCGGTCACTCATGAAGGTCATCTCTGGGTACCATTGTATGAGAACGAGGGAAGAATAACTGCGATTTGGGTAGAGATGGATGGCCTTTCAGCTCTGGAATTGCAATTGGTCAATTATGCGGCACGGAATTTTGCTGTCGCGCTCAAGGCCACAGGGTTAAAGGAAGAAGGAGAAGTAGAGGCACGGCAGCTGAGCAACTGGCTGAATTCGCAGCTCGAGCAAGAGAAGAATGATGCAGAGATTCCTGACGAAATTACTCTGAAGGGACGTTTGTTCGGCGAGATGATTCCTTTTCTGCTGGTGAGTGAGAATGTCCACAATCCGCAGATCTCTTACCGTTCGCTTATGAAGCTGCTGCGCAATTATTTTGAGAACGAAATATTGCTGATCCCCCTGCAGGAGAAGGAATGGTTAATTTTAGCCCGCAAGGAATTGCTGACCGGCGGGGATGATAAGGACGATGAGGAAGAGAGTGTAGATGAGCTTCTGTCACAGACCTGTATGGGGCTGCATGAGCTGATTGCCAGTGAGTGGGTAGGTGTATTCCATCTGGCGGTTGCACCGGCGATCATCCCGGTAAAAGGTTTGACAGGCTCGGTTGCGCTGCTGCGGGAAACGATTGTTTTGGGACGGATTTTTCAGGTTGGCGACTATATTCATCTCCCGTGGGAGCTGCATATGGAGCGGCTGGTGAACAGTATCCCTGATGAGCGGCGCAGGCAGCTGCTAGGACAGATCGGTGACTATACTTCGGTGCTGGCGGATAAGGAAATGCTGCTGACGCTGGAAACTTTCTTCGAGATGGACTGCAATGTCAGTGAGACCGCGAAAAAATTGTACATCCACCGCAACACGCTCCTATACCGGTTGGACAAGATCAAACAGGAGACCGGAGCCGATGTACGGAGCTTTGGCGACGCAGCAATTGTAAAGTTAACCATGTTATTGTATAAAGTGACGAAAAGAAAATAGGATTTTTGTGAACGTTGCAAATAGCCAGCGAGGCACGTCTGGGGTAAGATAAATGTACAAGAAAGCGATTTATTTATAATCTACTAATAACTCGAGGGGGAAATACAATGGCAGGCGTACGTTTAGAGCATATTTTCAAAAAATACCCGGGTTCCGATAAAGCAACAGTAATCGACATCAATCTTGATATTAAAGATAAGGAATTCCTCGTACTGGTTGGACCTTCCGGTTGTGGTAAATCCACTACCCTGCGTATGATCGCTGGTCTGGAAGAAATCTCCGAAGGTAAAATGTACATTGGCGACCGTGTAGTCAATGACGTTGCTCCTAAAGACCGCGATATCGCGATGGTATTCCAATCCTACGCCCTGTACCCGCATATGAGCGTGTACCAAAACATGGCTTTCGGTTTGAAACTGCGTAAAGTGAAGAAAGAAGAAATCGACAAGAAAGTTCGCGAAGCTGCGAAAATTCTCGATATCGAGCACTTGCTTGAGCGTAAACCTAAAGCACTGTCCGGTGGTCAACGCCAACGTGTCGCTCTAGGCCGCGCTATCGTCCGTGATCCGCAAGTCTTCTTGATGGATGAGCCACTTTCCAACTTGGATGCTAAACTTCGTGGTCAAATGCGTGCTGAAATCACTAAACTGGTTAAACGCCTTGAAACCACTTGTATCTACGTAACGCATGACCAGACAGAAGCTATGACGATGGGTGACCGTATCGTAGTTATGTATGATGGTATCATTCAACAGGCAGCTTCTCCTGAAGAACTGTACAATGAGCCTACCAACCTGTTCGTAGCCGGATTTATTGGTTCCCCAACTATGAACTTTATCAATGGTACTCTGTCCGATGTTG carries:
- a CDS encoding NAD(P)/FAD-dependent oxidoreductase, with the protein product MLSSYRMKMKLLTASLKFLSPFNYKFITLSRNEGIPVIYDAIIVGGGFAGLQAAIQLGRYSTHHVLVIDAGGGRSNICRNYHNILGWPEGISGEELRARGRRQAEVAGVEFATDRITKAEKQNGLFQLNGSKNQCYSSKTLLLATGVMDRFPKLPGLAATLGKTVYVCPDCDGYEIQDRQTLLLGSGDVGANMAFILRERTGDLTYINHECQPVSAENRQRLEEQGILYVEEAVARIDEENDGIIKAVILESRITLLAERGFIAFGNNAVHSELAAELGVKLHKNRHIEADNRSLMTNVEHLWVAGDVAVHAEQATVAMGEGAIAGIWMHKELKKISPVSLPPSKQNHSEMVKQNK
- a CDS encoding PucR family transcriptional regulator, whose product is MDSEALRQKLEQLTGKRTGIKQLGRQHSASLFGIGKEELDQPVTHEGHLWVPLYENEGRITAIWVEMDGLSALELQLVNYAARNFAVALKATGLKEEGEVEARQLSNWLNSQLEQEKNDAEIPDEITLKGRLFGEMIPFLLVSENVHNPQISYRSLMKLLRNYFENEILLIPLQEKEWLILARKELLTGGDDKDDEEESVDELLSQTCMGLHELIASEWVGVFHLAVAPAIIPVKGLTGSVALLRETIVLGRIFQVGDYIHLPWELHMERLVNSIPDERRRQLLGQIGDYTSVLADKEMLLTLETFFEMDCNVSETAKKLYIHRNTLLYRLDKIKQETGADVRSFGDAAIVKLTMLLYKVTKRK
- a CDS encoding ABC transporter ATP-binding protein codes for the protein MAGVRLEHIFKKYPGSDKATVIDINLDIKDKEFLVLVGPSGCGKSTTLRMIAGLEEISEGKMYIGDRVVNDVAPKDRDIAMVFQSYALYPHMSVYQNMAFGLKLRKVKKEEIDKKVREAAKILDIEHLLERKPKALSGGQRQRVALGRAIVRDPQVFLMDEPLSNLDAKLRGQMRAEITKLVKRLETTCIYVTHDQTEAMTMGDRIVVMYDGIIQQAASPEELYNEPTNLFVAGFIGSPTMNFINGTLSDVGGAVRFRAENLDVEVPGGKATILRSKGYIGKEVIMGVRPEDIHEEPVFLEASPNTIFTSLVDVTENLGHEMLLYLSGLGSNTVIARVDGRSTTREGSKPKLAIDMNKIHIFDKESELNVLLG